GCCTTTTATCGAAAGAAAAGGGAATCGGCGGCCGATTCCCTCATTTCTCGATGATTTCGCTTCCCAGGATCTCAGGACTCCTGACGTGCTTGATCGAGGTCAGGTCGAGCAGTTTCCGGATCACCGTCAGGAACACGAAGGAGAAGACCGACAGCACGATTCCGAGGGCGTAGGCCCCCATGCCGAAACAGAGGCCGATCATCGCTCCGAGCCAGAGGGTCGCCGCGGTGGTGAGGCCGTAGATGCCGTTGGAGGTCTTCAGGATCGTTCCGGCCCCGAGGAACCCGACGCCGACGACGACCTGCGCGATGACGCGCTGGCGCTCGAGGTTGACGACGATGTCGCCCGCATAGGCCAGATCGAGAGCCTGATGGTAGAGATATTCCTGCAGGATCGCGATGCCGCAGGCGCCGAACGCCACCATCAGGTGGGTCGTCACGCCGGCGATCTTGTGGCGCATCTGCCGCTCGATGCCGATCAGGCCGACGAAGAGCGCCGTC
This genomic interval from Candidatus Izemoplasmatales bacterium contains the following:
- a CDS encoding MgtC/SapB family protein, giving the protein MAIQWLETDPSIGEMALRIGLTALFVGLIGIERQMRHKIAGVTTHLMVAFGACGIAILQEYLYHQALDLAYAGDIVVNLERQRVIAQVVVGVGFLGAGTILKTSNGIYGLTTAATLWLGAMIGLCFGMGAYALGIVLSVFSFVFLTVIRKLLDLTSIKHVRSPEILGSEIIEK